In a genomic window of Streptococcus mitis NCTC 12261:
- a CDS encoding sugar transferase: MLKWEDLPVEMKSSEVESYYQLVSKRKGSLIFKRCLDWVLALVVLVLTSPIFLILSIWIKLDSKGPVIYKQERVTQYNRPFKIWKFRTMVTDADKKGSLVTSANDSRITKVGNFIRRVRLDELPQLVNVLKGEMSFVGTRPEVPRYTEQYSPEMMATLLLPAGITSPASINYKDEDTIISQMTEKGLSVDQAYVEHVLPEKMRYNLAYLREFSFLGDIKIMFQTVFEVLK, translated from the coding sequence ATGCTGAAATGGGAAGACTTGCCCGTGGAAATGAAATCAAGCGAGGTTGAGTCTTACTACCAGCTTGTCTCTAAAAGGAAGGGTTCGCTGATTTTCAAGCGTTGTTTGGACTGGGTTTTGGCCTTGGTTGTACTGGTTCTGACCTCTCCCATCTTTCTCATTTTGAGCATTTGGATCAAGTTGGATAGCAAGGGGCCAGTGATTTACAAGCAAGAGCGCGTGACCCAGTACAATCGACCTTTCAAGATTTGGAAGTTCCGTACCATGGTGACGGATGCGGATAAAAAAGGAAGTCTGGTGACTTCTGCTAACGATAGCCGCATCACTAAGGTTGGCAATTTCATCCGCCGTGTCCGTTTGGACGAACTGCCTCAGTTGGTCAATGTCCTTAAAGGTGAGATGTCCTTTGTCGGTACACGACCTGAAGTGCCACGCTACACAGAGCAGTATAGCCCTGAAATGATGGCGACTTTGCTTTTACCAGCAGGGATTACCTCTCCAGCCAGCATCAACTACAAGGATGAGGACACCATCATCAGTCAAATGACGGAGAAAGGTTTGTCAGTTGACCAGGCCTATGTCGAACACGTCCTTCCTGAAAAGATGCGCTATAACCTCGCCTATCTCCGAGAGTTTAGTTTCCTTGGAGACATCAAAATCATGTTTCAAACCGTGTTTGAAGTGCTAAAATAA
- a CDS encoding phosphoribosylanthranilate isomerase, whose protein sequence is MTKVKICGLSTKEAVETAVSAGVDYIGFVFAPSKRQVTLDQAAELAKLIPADVKKVGVFVSPSRAELLETIDNVGLDLVQVHGQVADDLFENLPCASIQAVQVDGEGHVPNSQADYLLFDAPVAGSGQTFDWGQLDTTGLTQPFFIAGGLNEDNVVKAIQHFTPYAVDVSSGVETDGQKDHEKIRRFIKRVKNGISRTK, encoded by the coding sequence TTGACAAAGGTTAAAATTTGCGGATTATCGACCAAAGAAGCGGTGGAAACAGCCGTATCAGCAGGAGTCGACTACATCGGTTTTGTCTTTGCACCTAGTAAAAGACAGGTGACTTTGGATCAGGCTGCCGAGCTGGCAAAGCTTATTCCTGCAGATGTCAAAAAGGTTGGTGTGTTTGTTTCACCAAGTCGGGCAGAACTGCTAGAAACGATTGACAACGTTGGCTTGGACTTGGTTCAAGTTCACGGTCAGGTGGCAGATGATTTATTTGAGAATTTGCCTTGTGCCAGTATTCAGGCTGTGCAGGTGGATGGAGAGGGTCATGTGCCCAATTCTCAGGCAGACTATCTCCTCTTTGATGCCCCTGTGGCTGGGAGTGGCCAGACCTTTGATTGGGGGCAACTGGATACGACAGGACTAACTCAGCCTTTCTTTATCGCAGGTGGGCTTAATGAAGACAATGTAGTAAAAGCAATTCAACACTTTACTCCCTATGCAGTAGATGTATCGAGCGGAGTGGAGACAGATGGACAAAAAGATCATGAAAAGATTAGAAGATTTATAAAGAGGGTAAAGAATGGCATATCAAGAACCAAATAA
- a CDS encoding DUF421 domain-containing protein, translating into MTLNYMEILIKLALGLFSLVFVINVTGKGNLAPNSATDQIQNYVLGGIIGGVIYNSSISILQYAVILMMWTILVLTLKWLNNNVRFVKRLIDGKPTLLIKNGQIDPEACRSVGLSASEVALKLRSQGIFQMKQVKRAVQEQNGQLIVVQMGDENPKYPVVTDGVIQVDVLESIGRNEEWLLDNLSKQGHDNVANIFIAEYDKGAVTVVTYE; encoded by the coding sequence TGTTATCAATGTGACAGGAAAGGGGAACCTAGCACCTAACTCTGCGACAGACCAAATTCAGAACTATGTTCTCGGTGGTATCATCGGTGGGGTGATTTACAATAGTTCTATCAGCATTCTCCAGTATGCAGTGATTTTGATGATGTGGACGATTTTGGTCTTGACCCTCAAGTGGCTCAATAACAATGTTCGTTTTGTCAAACGCTTGATTGATGGAAAACCAACTCTCCTTATCAAAAATGGGCAGATTGACCCAGAAGCCTGTCGTTCAGTTGGCTTGTCTGCATCGGAAGTAGCCCTCAAACTTCGTAGCCAAGGAATTTTCCAGATGAAGCAAGTCAAACGAGCTGTGCAGGAGCAAAATGGCCAACTCATCGTGGTCCAAATGGGGGATGAAAATCCTAAGTATCCAGTTGTGACTGACGGTGTGATACAAGTCGATGTTTTGGAGTCGATTGGTCGTAACGAAGAATGGCTGCTTGATAACCTCAGCAAACAAGGACATGACAATGTAGCCAATATCTTTATCGCTGAGTATGACAAGGGTGCGGTCACAGTCGTAACCTATGAATAA
- the trpB gene encoding tryptophan synthase subunit beta yields MTTKGYFGQFGGSFVPEPIQALLDELEVTFDKYKDDPEFLAEFRHYLKDYSGRETPLYFAESLTDHLGGAKIYLKREDLNHLGSHKLNNVLGQILLAKRMGKKRVIAETGAGQHGVATAAAAAKFGMACDVYMGAEDVERQRLNVFRMEMMGATVHAVETGTRTLKDAVDAAFGAWMNDLEAFYVLGSAVGPHPYPTIVHEFQKVISEESRRQILEKEGRLPDYVIACVGGGSNAIGAFSQYVADEEVKLVGVEAAGHGLDTDKHAATMTKGSIGIVDGMKTYAVFKEDGELAPVYSISAGLDYPGVGPEHAYFKDSGRVEYVAATDEEAVQALLLLSKTEGIIPAIESSHAIAEAVKRAPKLSKDDIIIINVSGRGDKDVAAIADYLEAKK; encoded by the coding sequence ATGACAACTAAAGGTTATTTTGGACAATTTGGTGGTAGTTTTGTACCGGAGCCGATTCAGGCTTTGTTGGATGAGTTGGAAGTGACATTTGACAAGTACAAGGATGATCCAGAGTTTTTGGCAGAATTTCGCCATTACTTAAAGGACTATTCAGGTCGCGAAACACCGCTCTATTTTGCGGAAAGTTTGACAGACCACTTAGGTGGCGCTAAGATTTATCTCAAACGTGAAGACCTTAACCACCTTGGTTCTCACAAGCTAAACAACGTTTTAGGACAGATTCTTTTGGCCAAACGTATGGGCAAAAAACGAGTAATCGCAGAAACAGGAGCTGGTCAGCACGGGGTTGCGACGGCGGCAGCTGCAGCCAAGTTTGGTATGGCCTGTGATGTCTACATGGGGGCAGAGGATGTGGAACGTCAACGTCTCAATGTTTTCCGTATGGAGATGATGGGAGCAACTGTTCACGCAGTTGAAACAGGGACTCGTACCCTTAAAGATGCTGTTGATGCAGCCTTTGGAGCATGGATGAATGACCTTGAAGCCTTCTATGTTCTGGGATCTGCTGTAGGTCCTCACCCTTATCCTACAATTGTCCACGAGTTCCAAAAGGTCATCAGTGAAGAATCTCGCCGTCAAATCTTAGAAAAAGAAGGACGCTTACCAGACTACGTTATTGCTTGTGTAGGTGGTGGTTCCAATGCCATCGGTGCTTTTTCTCAGTATGTGGCTGATGAAGAAGTTAAATTGGTTGGGGTCGAAGCTGCTGGACATGGACTTGACACAGACAAGCACGCAGCTACTATGACAAAAGGTAGTATCGGAATTGTCGACGGCATGAAGACTTATGCAGTCTTTAAGGAAGACGGAGAGTTGGCTCCAGTTTACTCTATCTCAGCTGGATTGGACTATCCAGGGGTTGGCCCAGAACACGCCTACTTTAAAGATTCAGGTCGCGTGGAATATGTGGCTGCGACAGACGAAGAAGCTGTTCAGGCTCTCCTCCTTCTCAGCAAGACTGAAGGAATTATCCCAGCGATTGAAAGTTCGCATGCTATCGCAGAAGCAGTTAAACGTGCACCGAAACTAAGTAAAGACGACATTATCATCATCAATGTCTCTGGTCGTGGAGACAAGGACGTAGCTGCGATTGCAGACTACCTAGAAGCTAAAAAATAA
- the trpC gene encoding indole-3-glycerol phosphate synthase TrpC yields MSQEFLARILEQKAREVEQMELELEEIQPLRQTYRLADYLKQHQDRLQVIAEVKKASPSLGDINLDVDIVQQAQTYEENGAVMISVLTDEVFFKGHLDYLREISSQVEIPTLNKDFIIDEKQIIRARNAGATVILLIVAALSEERVKELYDYATELGLEVLVETHNLAELEVAHRLGAEIIGVNNRNLTTFEVDLQTSVDLAKHFKDDCLYISESAIFTGQDAERVAPYFNGILVGTALMQAEDVAQRIKELQIDKG; encoded by the coding sequence ATGAGTCAGGAATTTTTAGCACGAATTTTGGAGCAGAAGGCGCGTGAGGTCGAGCAGATGGAGCTGGAGCTGGAGGAAATCCAGCCCCTGCGCCAGACCTATCGTTTAGCTGACTATCTAAAACAACATCAAGACCGTTTACAGGTAATCGCAGAAGTCAAGAAGGCTAGCCCTAGTCTGGGAGATATCAATCTAGATGTGGATATTGTGCAACAGGCTCAGACTTATGAAGAAAACGGCGCAGTGATGATTTCTGTTCTGACAGATGAGGTTTTCTTTAAAGGGCATTTGGATTATCTGCGGGAGATTTCCAGTCAGGTAGAGATTCCGACGCTCAACAAGGACTTTATCATCGATGAAAAGCAAATCATCCGTGCTCGCAATGCTGGTGCGACAGTTATCTTACTCATTGTCGCTGCCTTGTCAGAAGAACGTGTCAAGGAACTCTATGACTACGCGACAGAGCTTGGTCTGGAAGTCTTGGTGGAGACTCACAATCTAGCTGAACTAGAAGTGGCCCACAGGCTTGGTGCTGAGATTATTGGGGTTAATAACCGCAACTTGACTACCTTTGAAGTTGACTTGCAGACCAGTGTAGATTTGGCTAAACATTTCAAAGATGATTGCTTGTACATTTCTGAATCTGCTATTTTCACAGGGCAGGATGCGGAACGAGTAGCGCCATACTTTAACGGAATTTTAGTAGGGACAGCTCTCATGCAGGCAGAAGATGTAGCCCAGAGAATCAAGGAGTTGCAGATTGACAAAGGTTAA
- a CDS encoding ABC transporter ATP-binding protein codes for MQNKKEQWTVLKRLMSYLKPYGLLTFLALSFLLATTVIKSVIPLVASHFIDQYLSNLNQLAITVLLAYYGLYILQTVVQYVGNLLFARVSYSIVRDIRRDAFANMEKLGMSYFDKTPAGSIVSRLTNDTETISDMFSGILSSFISAVFIFLTTLYTMLVLDFRLTALVLLFLPLIFLLVNLYRKKSVKIIEKTRSLLSDINSKLAENIEGIRIIQAFNQEKRLQAEFDEINQEHLVYANRSVALDALFLRPAMSLLKLLGYAVLMAYFGYRGLYLGITAGTMYAFIQYINRLFDPLIEVTQNFSTLQTSMVSAGRVFSLIDERTYEPLQENGQAKVKEGNIRFEHVCFSYDGKHQILDDISFSVNKGETIAFVGHTGSGKSSIINVLMRFYEFQSGRVLLDDVDIRDYSQEELRKNIGLVLQEPFLYHGTIKSNIAMYQDISDEQVQAAAAFVDADSFIQDLPQGYDSPVSERGSSFSTGQRQLLAFARTVASQPKILILDEATANIDSETESLVQASLAKMRQGRTTIAIAHRLSTIQDANCIYVLDKGRIIESGSHEELLALGGTYHKMYSLQVGAMA; via the coding sequence ATGCAGAATAAGAAAGAACAATGGACTGTATTGAAGCGCTTGATGTCCTATCTCAAGCCTTACGGCCTCCTGACCTTTTTGGCACTCAGTTTTCTCCTAGCGACGACGGTCATCAAAAGTGTCATTCCCCTTGTGGCTTCCCACTTTATCGACCAGTATCTGAGTAATCTTAACCAACTAGCCATTACCGTTTTGCTGGCCTACTATGGCCTTTATATCCTACAAACTGTAGTTCAGTATGTCGGTAATCTTCTCTTTGCACGGGTGTCATACAGTATTGTTAGGGATATTCGTCGGGATGCCTTTGCCAATATGGAGAAATTGGGCATGTCCTATTTTGACAAGACACCAGCAGGCTCTATCGTCTCTCGTTTGACAAATGACACCGAGACCATCAGCGATATGTTTTCGGGGATTTTATCTAGCTTTATCTCAGCAGTTTTCATCTTTCTGACAACTCTTTATACCATGTTGGTATTGGATTTTCGTTTGACAGCATTAGTCTTGCTCTTTCTCCCCTTGATCTTCCTTTTGGTCAATCTCTATCGGAAAAAATCAGTGAAAATCATTGAGAAAACCAGAAGTCTCTTGTCAGATATCAATAGTAAGCTGGCAGAGAATATCGAGGGCATCAGGATTATTCAGGCCTTTAATCAAGAGAAGCGCCTGCAGGCGGAATTCGATGAAATCAACCAAGAACACTTGGTCTATGCCAACCGTTCTGTAGCCTTGGATGCTCTCTTTTTGCGTCCTGCCATGAGTTTACTGAAACTTCTAGGATACGCTGTTTTGATGGCCTATTTTGGCTATCGTGGTCTTTATCTGGGAATAACGGCAGGAACCATGTATGCCTTTATCCAGTATATCAATCGTCTCTTTGATCCCTTGATTGAAGTGACGCAAAACTTCTCAACCCTGCAAACGTCTATGGTTTCTGCAGGTCGTGTCTTTTCCCTGATAGACGAGAGGACCTATGAACCTCTTCAAGAAAATGGCCAGGCTAAAGTCAAAGAAGGCAATATCCGTTTTGAACATGTGTGTTTCTCATATGACGGGAAACATCAGATTCTGGATGATATTTCCTTTTCGGTTAACAAGGGTGAAACCATTGCATTTGTAGGCCATACAGGTTCAGGGAAATCTTCGATTATTAATGTCCTCATGCGCTTTTATGAATTTCAATCAGGGCGAGTTCTCTTGGACGATGTGGATATTAGGGACTACAGTCAGGAAGAGCTGAGAAAAAACATCGGTCTGGTCTTGCAGGAACCCTTCCTCTATCATGGAACCATTAAGTCCAATATCGCCATGTACCAAGACATTAGTGATGAGCAGGTCCAGGCTGCTGCAGCCTTCGTGGATGCAGATTCCTTTATTCAAGACCTTCCTCAGGGTTACGACTCACCTGTGTCCGAGCGTGGTTCGAGCTTTTCAACTGGACAGCGCCAGCTTCTTGCCTTTGCTAGAACAGTTGCCAGTCAGCCCAAAATCTTGATTTTGGATGAAGCGACAGCAAATATTGACTCTGAAACAGAAAGTCTGGTTCAAGCTTCACTGGCTAAGATGAGACAGGGACGAACAACCATTGCCATTGCTCACCGCCTTTCTACCATCCAAGACGCCAACTGTATCTATGTTTTGGACAAGGGGCGCATTATCGAGAGTGGAAGCCATGAGGAACTTTTGGCCTTGGGAGGAACCTATCACAAGATGTATAGTTTGCAGGTAGGGGCCATGGCCTAA
- a CDS encoding ABC transporter ATP-binding protein, producing the protein MSIIQKLWWFFKLEKRRYLVGIVALVLVSVLNLIPPMVMGRVIDAITSGQLTQQDLLLDLFYLLLAAFGMYYLRYVWRMYILGTSYRLGQIMRSRLFEHFTKMSPAFYQTYRTGDLMAHATNDINALTRLAGGGVMSAVDASITALVTLLTMLFSISWQMTLVAILPLPFMAYATSRLGRKTHRAFGESQAAFSELNNKVQESVSGIKVTKSFGYQADELESFQAVNELTFQKNLQTMKYDSLFDPMVLLFVGSSYVLTLLVGSLMVQEGKITVGNLVTFISYLDMLVWPLMAIGFLFNITQRGKVSYQRIEELLSQESPVQDPEFPLDGIVNGRLQYDIDSFAFENEETLTDIHFSLEKGQTLGLVGQTGSGKTSLIKLLLREYDVDKGAIYLNGHDIRDYRLTDLRSLMGYVPQDQFLFATSILDNIRFGNPNLTLSAVEEATKLAQVYQDIVDMPQGFETIIGEKGVSLSGGQKQRLAMSRAMILDPDILILDDSLSAVDAKTEYAIIDNLKETRKDKTTIITAHRLSAVVHADLILVLQNGQIIEQGTHEDLLALDGWYAQTYQSQQMEMKGEEDAE; encoded by the coding sequence ATGTCCATTATTCAAAAACTTTGGTGGTTTTTCAAGTTAGAAAAACGCCGTTATCTAGTCGGAATTGTGGCCCTGGTCTTGGTTTCCGTCCTCAATCTCATTCCACCTATGGTCATGGGGCGGGTCATTGATGCCATCACATCGGGACAATTAACCCAGCAGGACCTCCTTCTTGACCTATTTTACTTGCTACTTGCTGCCTTTGGGATGTACTATCTGCGCTATGTTTGGCGTATGTATATCCTCGGTACTTCCTACCGTTTGGGACAGATTATGCGCTCTCGCTTATTTGAGCATTTCACAAAAATGTCTCCAGCCTTTTATCAAACCTATAGGACGGGGGACCTGATGGCACACGCAACCAACGATATCAATGCCTTAACGCGTCTGGCAGGGGGAGGGGTTATGTCAGCGGTGGATGCCTCAATCACAGCTTTAGTGACCTTGTTGACCATGCTCTTTAGCATTTCATGGCAAATGACCTTGGTTGCCATTCTTCCCCTGCCTTTCATGGCCTATGCGACCAGTCGTCTAGGTAGAAAGACTCACAGAGCCTTTGGAGAGTCCCAAGCTGCCTTTTCTGAACTCAATAACAAGGTGCAGGAGTCTGTATCAGGTATCAAAGTGACCAAATCTTTCGGTTATCAGGCAGACGAGCTGGAGTCTTTTCAGGCAGTCAATGAATTGACCTTCCAAAAGAACCTGCAAACCATGAAATACGATAGTCTCTTTGACCCCATGGTTCTCTTGTTTGTTGGCTCCTCCTATGTTTTAACGCTTTTGGTCGGTTCCTTGATGGTTCAGGAAGGGAAAATCACGGTTGGAAATCTGGTTACCTTTATCAGCTACTTGGATATGCTGGTTTGGCCTCTTATGGCTATCGGTTTCCTCTTTAATATCACTCAGCGAGGGAAGGTTTCCTACCAGCGGATTGAGGAACTCTTGTCTCAGGAATCACCTGTACAAGATCCTGAGTTTCCTTTAGATGGCATTGTAAACGGGCGCTTGCAGTATGATATTGATAGCTTTGCCTTTGAAAATGAGGAAACACTGACGGATATTCACTTTAGCTTGGAAAAAGGGCAAACACTGGGCTTGGTTGGTCAGACAGGCTCTGGAAAAACGTCCTTGATTAAGCTTCTCTTGCGTGAATACGATGTGGACAAGGGAGCCATTTATCTAAATGGTCATGATATTAGAGATTATCGTCTGACAGACCTTCGTAGTCTTATGGGTTATGTTCCTCAGGATCAATTCCTCTTTGCGACTTCTATCTTAGACAATATTCGCTTTGGAAATCCGAACTTGACCCTTTCTGCAGTCGAGGAAGCGACTAAGCTAGCTCAAGTTTATCAAGACATTGTAGACATGCCTCAGGGATTTGAGACCATTATCGGTGAAAAGGGAGTCAGTCTTTCTGGTGGTCAAAAGCAGCGTCTGGCCATGAGTCGGGCTATGATTTTAGATCCAGATATCTTGATTTTGGATGATTCTTTGTCGGCCGTGGATGCCAAGACAGAATATGCGATTATCGACAACCTTAAGGAGACGCGAAAGGACAAGACAACCATTATTACGGCTCATCGCCTGAGTGCAGTTGTCCATGCAGATCTAATCTTGGTTCTGCAAAATGGTCAAATTATTGAACAGGGCACACACGAAGACTTGCTAGCTTTGGATGGCTGGTATGCCCAAACCTACCAGTCTCAGCAGATGGAAATGAAAGGAGAAGAAGATGCAGAATAA
- a CDS encoding aminodeoxychorismate/anthranilate synthase component II, translated as MILLIDNYDSFTYNLAQYIGNFAEVQVLRNDDPKLYEEAEKADGLVFSPGPGWPVDAGKMEDMIRDFAGKKPILGICLGHQAIAEVFGGKLGLSPKVMHGKQSNISFEAPSVLYQGIEDGRAVMRYHSILIEEMPEDFEVTARSTDDQAIMGIQHKNLPIYGFQYHPESIGTPDGLSSIRNFIEKVVK; from the coding sequence ATGATTTTATTAATTGACAACTATGATTCTTTTACTTATAACTTGGCCCAATATATTGGGAATTTCGCAGAAGTACAGGTCTTGAGAAATGATGATCCCAAGCTGTATGAAGAAGCTGAAAAAGCAGATGGTCTGGTCTTTTCTCCCGGTCCTGGTTGGCCAGTTGATGCTGGAAAGATGGAAGATATGATTCGTGACTTTGCCGGCAAGAAGCCGATTCTAGGAATTTGTTTGGGTCACCAAGCTATCGCAGAAGTCTTTGGTGGGAAGTTAGGCTTGTCACCAAAAGTCATGCATGGGAAACAGAGCAATATCAGCTTTGAAGCGCCATCTGTTTTGTATCAAGGCATCGAGGATGGCCGTGCGGTCATGCGTTACCACAGTATTTTGATTGAAGAAATGCCAGAAGACTTTGAAGTGACAGCTCGTTCGACTGATGACCAAGCTATTATGGGCATTCAACACAAAAACCTACCGATTTATGGCTTCCAGTACCATCCAGAAAGTATCGGAACGCCAGATGGCTTGTCTTCTATTCGGAATTTTATCGAGAAGGTTGTAAAGTGA
- the trpE gene encoding anthranilate synthase component I — protein MERIIHGDVLSPILAYMRLKGQHKVILESIPRDKETARFSILAYNPVFEIKFANGVLYQNGKVIDQDPLDFLYEVTHKSQHHSDLPFGGGAIGFVGYDMISLYEEIGQIPEDTIGTPDMHFFVYESYIVFDHKKEKIHVIEDALYSERSQENLEEALNQVLEELRIPAPNEFEDLDLSPLDFKPHIAPQKFEEMVETARDLIRNGDMFQCVLSQRFSAEVTGNPFDFYRNLRVTNPSNYLYFYDFGDYQIIGASPESLVSVKNGIVTTNPIAGTRPRGATDEEDKALATDLLSDEKETAEHRMLVDLGRNDIGRISETASVQVTKYMEVELFRYVMHLTSVVKGRLLPELTAMDALKSTLPAGTVSGAPKIRAMRRIYELETEKRGVYAGAIGYLSATGDMDFAIAIRTMILKNQTAYVQAGAGIVYDSIAQNEYQETINKAKSMTRIGELRP, from the coding sequence ATGGAACGAATCATTCATGGAGATGTCTTATCACCAATCTTGGCTTATATGCGTCTAAAGGGACAACACAAGGTTATTTTAGAAAGTATTCCGAGAGACAAGGAAACAGCTCGTTTTTCTATCTTAGCTTATAATCCAGTTTTTGAGATTAAGTTTGCAAATGGAGTTCTTTATCAAAATGGGAAAGTGATTGATCAGGATCCCTTGGATTTCCTTTATGAAGTGACTCATAAGAGCCAGCACCATTCAGACCTACCTTTTGGTGGTGGGGCAATTGGTTTTGTTGGTTACGATATGATTTCGCTTTATGAAGAAATTGGTCAAATTCCTGAAGATACTATTGGAACGCCAGATATGCATTTCTTCGTCTATGAGAGTTACATTGTCTTTGACCACAAGAAGGAAAAAATCCATGTCATCGAGGATGCTCTCTATAGTGAGCGTAGTCAAGAAAACTTGGAAGAAGCCTTGAACCAAGTGCTTGAGGAATTACGCATTCCTGCTCCAAATGAATTTGAAGACTTGGATCTATCTCCGTTAGACTTCAAACCGCATATCGCTCCTCAGAAGTTTGAGGAAATGGTGGAAACAGCTCGTGACTTGATTCGAAATGGTGATATGTTCCAATGCGTACTCAGTCAGCGTTTCTCAGCAGAAGTTACTGGAAATCCATTTGACTTCTACAGAAATCTCCGCGTGACCAATCCATCCAATTACCTTTATTTCTATGATTTTGGGGATTATCAGATTATCGGTGCCAGTCCAGAAAGTTTGGTTTCCGTCAAAAATGGCATCGTGACAACCAATCCGATTGCAGGGACACGACCAAGAGGCGCTACGGATGAAGAAGACAAGGCTTTGGCGACAGACCTGCTTTCGGATGAGAAGGAAACAGCAGAACATCGGATGTTAGTAGACTTGGGTCGTAATGATATTGGTCGCATATCTGAAACAGCCAGTGTCCAAGTTACCAAGTATATGGAAGTGGAGCTTTTCCGCTATGTCATGCATTTGACCAGCGTGGTCAAGGGGCGTTTGCTTCCAGAACTCACTGCTATGGATGCCTTGAAATCAACACTTCCAGCTGGAACAGTTTCAGGAGCACCAAAGATTCGGGCCATGAGACGCATCTATGAATTGGAAACAGAAAAACGTGGCGTATACGCAGGAGCAATCGGCTACTTGTCTGCGACGGGTGATATGGATTTCGCTATCGCCATCCGAACCATGATTCTCAAAAATCAAACAGCCTATGTGCAGGCTGGGGCAGGGATCGTCTACGACTCCATCGCCCAAAACGAATACCAAGAAACCATTAACAAGGCTAAATCTATGACTAGAATTGGAGAACTAAGACCATGA
- the trpD gene encoding anthranilate phosphoribosyltransferase: MKEIIEKLAKFENLSGVEMTDVIERIVTGRVTEAQIASLLLALKMKGETPEERTAIAQVMRGHAQHIPTEIHDAMDNCGTGGDKSFSFNISTTAAFVLAGGGVHMAKHGNRSISSKSGSADVLEALSINLDLKPAELGKVFDKTGIVFLFAKNMHPAMKYIMPARLELGIPTIMNLTGPLIHPMALETQLLGISRPELLESTAQVLKNMGRKRAIVVAGPEGLDEAGLNGTTNIALLENGEITLSSFTPEDLGMEGYAIEDIRGGNAQENAEILLSVLKNEPSPFLETTVLNAGLGFYANGKVASIKDGVALAREVIASGKALEKLRLLQEYQK; this comes from the coding sequence ATGAAAGAGATTATTGAAAAACTAGCAAAATTTGAAAATTTATCAGGTGTGGAAATGACGGATGTCATTGAGCGTATCGTAACTGGGCGTGTAACAGAGGCACAGATTGCTTCTCTCCTTTTGGCTCTTAAGATGAAGGGGGAAACACCTGAAGAACGCACAGCCATTGCCCAAGTCATGAGAGGGCATGCCCAACATATTCCAACTGAAATTCATGATGCCATGGACAACTGTGGTACAGGTGGGGACAAGTCTTTCAGTTTTAATATTTCTACAACTGCAGCCTTTGTCTTGGCTGGTGGTGGTGTTCATATGGCAAAACACGGTAACCGCTCGATTTCTTCTAAATCAGGTTCCGCAGATGTCCTAGAAGCTTTGAGTATTAACCTTGACCTCAAACCAGCTGAACTAGGTAAGGTCTTTGACAAAACTGGCATCGTCTTTCTCTTTGCTAAAAATATGCACCCAGCTATGAAATACATCATGCCAGCTCGTTTGGAACTAGGAATTCCAACGATTATGAACTTGACTGGTCCCCTGATTCACCCAATGGCCTTGGAAACACAGCTTCTTGGAATTAGTCGTCCAGAACTTCTAGAAAGTACAGCTCAGGTTTTGAAAAATATGGGTCGCAAACGTGCCATTGTGGTTGCTGGGCCAGAAGGGCTAGATGAAGCTGGCTTGAACGGAACAACTAACATCGCACTTCTTGAAAATGGCGAAATCACCTTGTCAAGCTTTACTCCAGAGGATTTGGGAATGGAAGGCTACGCTATCGAAGATATTCGTGGAGGGAATGCTCAGGAAAATGCAGAAATTTTGCTCAGTGTTCTCAAGAACGAACCAAGTCCATTCTTGGAAACTACAGTCTTGAATGCTGGTCTTGGTTTCTATGCTAATGGCAAGGTAGCTAGCATCAAGGATGGAGTTGCCTTGGCCCGCGAAGTCATTGCTAGTGGCAAGGCCCTTGAAAAACTCAGACTGTTACAGGAGTACCAAAAATGA